In Chroogloeocystis siderophila 5.2 s.c.1, the DNA window TCAAGAAGAAAAAGAGCTATTTGCGCAAATAGCGCAGGAAGTTGGTTTGTTGCGTCGCAAAGATAATATTGCTTGGTGGTGCAGACATCCTTTAGTTTTTCTCGTTGAAGCCGCCGATGACATTTGCTACCATATTGTTGATTTAGAAGATGGCTTCTCGATGGGATATATTGACTATGCAGAAGCTAAGATGTGGTTGAGTGATATTTTAGTAGGAGAAAAGCTAGAGAATTTAGATGATAAAAAAGAACATATTAAGTATCTACGAGCAAAAGCAATTCATAAATTAATTACCGAAGTTAAACAAGTTTTTCTTGACTATGAAGAACAAATAATATCTGGCAGATTTGATAGACCATTAACGTCACAAATCGAGTCAGGGTTCAAATTAAAAGAAATTATAGAACTAACTCGTAAAAATGTCTATGAAGCTTGTGAAGTGGTAGAGGTAAAAGTAGCTGGATATCAAGTGATTGGTGGCTTATTAGAAGAATTTGTCAGTGCTGTGACTAATAGTAACTTATCGAAAAGCTATTTAACTAAAAAACTATTGCCTAATTTCAATGATGCTGATGAAGAACTTTATACAAAAGTTTTAAAAGTAACCGATTATATTTCGGGAATGACTGATTCTTATGCAGTTTCTTTGTTTAAAAAAATTAAAGGAATTTCGTTACCCCGTGGCGGGAGGTAGCAATCGCGATTTAAAATCTATTATTGCAATTCTCTAATGCGTTCTTGAGCATCTTGATAATACTCTGGTTTTTGTTGTTGCTCATAGAGGTTTGCAGCTTGCTGGAAGTCTTGCAATGCTTGCTGATTGTTACCTATTGCACTGTAGGAAAGTGCGCGATTATAGTATGCTTCTGCGTAATTAGGGTTGATTTGTAAGGCTTGGTTGAAGTCTGCGATCGCACTTTGGTGTTCTCCCTCGTTATACCACGCAATACCGCGATTAAAATACGCATCAGCGTCTTTGGAATTTAACTGTAAGACTTGAGTGTAGTCGAGGATCGCGCCGCGATTATCACCGCGACGTCGCCGCGCATTACCGCGATTGTAATAAAATCCAGGTCGATTTGGTTCGAGTTGAATTGCTTGGTTAAAATCAGCCATCGCGTTGAGTTCGTCACCCAGCGCAAACCGCAGAATTCCCCGACTGTTGTAAGCTGAAGCAAACTTAGGATTGAATGCGATCGCGCGATTGTAATCAGCGATCGCCGCTTCGTTGTTTCCTAACCTATCGTAAGCAATTCCCCGATTGTAGTAAGTTGTCGCATTGTTAGGATTGATGTTGATTGCTTGATTGTAATCGGCGATCGCACCTTGATGATCTCCCAAGTCGTCGCGGGCGTTACCACGATTTTCGTAAGCTGCTGCGTTACCAGGATCGAGACGAATCACTTCGGTAAAACTCGCGATCGCACCTTGAATATCACCATCACTGTACTGTTTAATACCTTGATTGTAATAGTTTTGGATATTTGTCTCGATCGTCGGTTGCGTTGTTTCTGCTTCAACCACAGTCGGCGCATTCACCAAAACGTAGACAATTCCTAAAATCGCAATGCTAGTTCTTAGGCGGTTCATAACTTTACGTAATTATGAAGTTTATTGTTTATTTGTGGTGCTATTTTGCACTTACCCTACAGATAATCAATTCCAGTGATAACTTATCAAGTTTCCCAGAAAATTGGTGAATTTGTGTCTTTATAAAGGGAATATCTTTAAGAGGGCGATCGCCTAGCTCAATAAACCTCCTGCATAAATTTAAATCTCGTCTCCCAACCTTCACTAAAAGTCCCGCACCATTGGCGAATTTAGGGGGCAAGTAACTTTATCTTTATTTGTGAGGATACTAAGTGCCACGCATATTTGACAACATTGATTTATTACTGCTACCAATATGCGCGATACACTCCAACTCTCCTATCGTGCAGATTTCTGCGTTGGCTATTTTAATCTAAGAGATTGGCAAAAGATAGACGATTTGATCGAACAGTATGCGGGTGGTGACAATGGTTGTCGTTTGCTGATTGGGATGCAAAACTTACCAAGCGATGAAGTTCGTACCGCCTTTTCATTAAGTCGTCGCGATCGCCTTGATAGTAGTACTACCGTCCGCCACAAAAAACAGATTGCCGCGCACTTTCGCCAACAACTCACAACCGGTGCGCCGACAAATCGGGATGAAGCCGTTTTTCGCTTTAAGTCGCCAACTTAAAGCGAAAAAACTAACGACCAAATTATTTTTGCGTCATGCTTTGCATGCCAAATTATATCTCATACATTGTCATGACCCTAATATTTCGATAATTTGCTTTTTAGGGAGCAGCAACCTTACGCTACCTGGATTAGCAAAACAAGGCAAATTAAATGTCGATATTCCCGACTACCATGCTTGCATGAAATTGCAGCCTTGGTTTAATGATCGCAGTTTAACAATTGCTGCAAGATTACGGCTGTATCAATATCTCGCGCGAACTTGCTGAACTTATCGATAGAAAGTTGGGCAAAAGAAAATCCAATACCAGCATATCACATTCATTTAAAGATTGCTTGTCATCTGTTGCACGAAGCGATCGCCGGAGTTTCAGAATTTCGCATTCCCCGTGAATTCGATAATTTATTCGATTTCCAAAAAGCCGCCGTGCAATTAGCCGCTGAATGCATTTCATCGAAATTTTATTAACAAGTGTAAGCACGCAGGTTTTAAACAGTCTTAGCAATTAAAACATATATAGATATAAAAAGCTGTAATAGCCCCAACTCAAAAGAAGTTGAAAGGGGCAATATTGCCATGCTATGTATACGTTTTACTTTCTATAAATAGCTTACTATATTAGGCAACTTAACTTTCAAAGACCGCGCGATTTAATTGATAATTTTTACTTTGAAAATTTATTTATAGACGAATTAGGCTGGTCGCAACCTGCAAAAAAAGCAATTAACGTTGAAATTGAAGATAAAACATATTTCTATCTTCGTGAATCTTGGCACCGCGACGCTGACCTTGGCTGAAGAAACTGGTTCTCCAGGAGGACAGCACGCCCTTGTGTGCAGGTCTTGGCGACTATTCTTCGCTCGGAAGGCCCTCAACTTGTGGCGCCCGCACTGGTTTGCCTCGCTAACTGCTGCGATTCGATAACTGGCGCATGATCTCCAAAGGCTTTTTTCCTTCTGTCAATGTATCAGCCCTGCATAATCCCAGGGGGACTTTAACTTTAATTCTAGTTTAGAAGCTCCCACGGATCGGGAGTAGAGGATACCTACGGTTTCAAAATTGTATCAAGAGTCTTTCTGGTCTTGCTCTAAATCATCATCATGCGTGCCTTTTAACTCTTCCTTGAAGCCGCGCAAGGTTTTACCCAAGGCACTTCCCATCTCTGGAATCTTCTTAGGACCAAAAATCAAAATTGCAGCGATCGCAATCACACCTACCTCTGCCCATCCTAAACCGAACATACCTGCCTCCTGGAAACCTTCCTAACTAAATATAGTTAGGAAGTGAGCGTTTGTTTGTATATTACACCTACTCTTTTGTCACTGGTAATTCTAACCATTCGCTGAGTTCGCGCGCTAGCCAATCAATTTCCGGTTCGGTCAGTAAACCATGCGCGCCTAGTTCATATTTTTGCGTTCCTATCCAGATATTGATTTGTGGCGCGATTTCAACGCGATCGCGCTCACTTTTGTTAAAGATACTGACAAACTTTGATGTCCGTTCTAATTTCGTAATACGCTGCGTCGGGGCAACACGCGGACGACGATACCGCCAGCTGAAAATTTCATGACTGAGCGAAATGTGTTCTTGATCGATTCTTAAACGGACATGTTGAAATAGATTAGAGAGAATTTGCCATACCATTCCTGCACCTGCACCCCAAAATGGTAGGGAAAACAACGTAAAAAATAGATTCACAGGGAAAGGGGCTACAAGAACCGCAAAACCCGTCCACACGACGATAAAAGAATTCCAGGCAACGGCAAATAGTGTTAAACCAATGATTTCAGGGCTAAATCCTTTTGGCGGTAAGGTAATTTCTAAAACGTTTGTATCCTTGTGAAGTATGACTTTACTATTGAATGGCTGACTAATTGTTAAAGCTGTGTCGTTAATTATTGGCTGCTCAAGTGCGTGTAAAGCCTGTCTAGCCGAGGTAAAGCGACGATCTAGGCTAGGTTCGGTCATGCGTCTTAACCACCGCCTAAAGCCAGCGCTCAGCGTTGTTGCTTGCTCAAATTGAATTCGTCCGTCGCGGTGCGGTAAATCAGCGGGATGTGTTCCTGTGGCTAATGTGATCAAAGTAGCACCTAGGCTGTAAAGATCCGATGCAGGAACTGCGCGATCGCCAAATTGCTCTGGCGGCATATAACCATACGTACCAACAATTGTCATCGTGCCACCTTCACGGGCGGCAAGCGTTTGTACTGAACCGAAATCGACAAGATAGACATTTGCATTTTTTTTTGAATTTGTCAATAAAATATTAC includes these proteins:
- a CDS encoding deoxyguanosinetriphosphate triphosphohydrolase; translation: MSAMQWQKLLSRSRLFGTLNIEDPGRTAFEKDFDKIIFSSYFRRLKDKTQVFSLVDNDYIRSRLSHSLEASCVGRTLGTLVGQEIVKRHAKDLYDYTARDFGDIVAAACLSHDIGNPPFGHAGEDAIQEWFKSPDAAAVLSLLTPRQQADFKYFEGNAQGFRILTKLDKPQHRQGLQFTCATLATFTKYPREAGINSNSFNKYNSDFNNKSTKKHGFFQEEKELFAQIAQEVGLLRRKDNIAWWCRHPLVFLVEAADDICYHIVDLEDGFSMGYIDYAEAKMWLSDILVGEKLENLDDKKEHIKYLRAKAIHKLITEVKQVFLDYEEQIISGRFDRPLTSQIESGFKLKEIIELTRKNVYEACEVVEVKVAGYQVIGGLLEEFVSAVTNSNLSKSYLTKKLLPNFNDADEELYTKVLKVTDYISGMTDSYAVSLFKKIKGISLPRGGR
- a CDS encoding tetratricopeptide repeat protein, giving the protein MNRLRTSIAILGIVYVLVNAPTVVEAETTQPTIETNIQNYYNQGIKQYSDGDIQGAIASFTEVIRLDPGNAAAYENRGNARDDLGDHQGAIADYNQAININPNNATTYYNRGIAYDRLGNNEAAIADYNRAIAFNPKFASAYNSRGILRFALGDELNAMADFNQAIQLEPNRPGFYYNRGNARRRRGDNRGAILDYTQVLQLNSKDADAYFNRGIAWYNEGEHQSAIADFNQALQINPNYAEAYYNRALSYSAIGNNQQALQDFQQAANLYEQQQKPEYYQDAQERIRELQ
- the tatA gene encoding twin-arginine translocase TatA/TatE family subunit, with the translated sequence MFGLGWAEVGVIAIAAILIFGPKKIPEMGSALGKTLRGFKEELKGTHDDDLEQDQKDS
- a CDS encoding serine/threonine protein kinase, producing the protein MVNQILGNRYEVQQQLAKKSGRRTLLARDLTTQEFVVVKLLSFSSDFEWDDLKLFQREAEILKTVTHPAIPRYLDYFELDASHFKGFALVQTYLPAKSLEEHLKAGAIFSESDVKQIATELLEILIYLHGHQPPVIHRDIKLSNILLTNSKKNANVYLVDFGSVQTLAAREGGTMTIVGTYGYMPPEQFGDRAVPASDLYSLGATLITLATGTHPADLPHRDGRIQFEQATTLSAGFRRWLRRMTEPSLDRRFTSARQALHALEQPIINDTALTISQPFNSKVILHKDTNVLEITLPPKGFSPEIIGLTLFAVAWNSFIVVWTGFAVLVAPFPVNLFFTLFSLPFWGAGAGMVWQILSNLFQHVRLRIDQEHISLSHEIFSWRYRRPRVAPTQRITKLERTSKFVSIFNKSERDRVEIAPQINIWIGTQKYELGAHGLLTEPEIDWLARELSEWLELPVTKE